The proteins below come from a single Stegostoma tigrinum isolate sSteTig4 unplaced genomic scaffold, sSteTig4.hap1 scaffold_89, whole genome shotgun sequence genomic window:
- the LOC132209348 gene encoding ral guanine nucleotide dissociation stimulator-like 1, whose protein sequence is MRASGDELPSHLAVDTSNVQILNSETSKRLVENFVIALMNKERFYIRTFFSTYKAYPTAESVLYILLDKYGSFDTSEAEEIPVIDSVSTNSGNNDNIPSCEELENAIPLETVAEIKK, encoded by the exons atgagg gcatcaggagatgagcttccatccCATCTCGCTGTCGATACCTCCAAcgttcaaattcttaactctgagacctcaaaaagactcgtcgaaaattttgtaatcgctctcatgaacaaggagcgtttctacatccgcacattcttttcgacatacaaagcatatcccactgctgaaagtgtgttgtacatcctcctggacaa atatggaagctttgacacctcagaggcagaagagattccagtaatcgattcagtgagcacaaa cagcggaaacaatgataacattccgagctgtgaggagcttgaaaatgcAATTCCTCTAGAAACAGTTGCAGAGATCaaaaagtaa